Sequence from the Pararhizobium gei genome:
CGCTGCAGTTCTCTTTGCTCAAGCCCACCGAATACGTCGATTTCGACGTGACGCAATACTACCGCGGCGACATCAAGACACAGGCCGAATACGGGGCGAAGGCGCTGGGCAACAACACAGCCTGGGAAACGCAGAACGATGTCCGCGCCCGGATGGGCAAGAACCCGATCGATGGCGGCGACGAACTTCCGAAAAACGAGGCGAGCAATGGAAATCGAAACCAAATACTCCCGGCTTGAGGCCGACGCCGTCGCGGATGACGGCACGATTTCGGGATACGCCTCGCGGTTCGGTGAAAAGGACATGGGCGGCGATATCGTCCTTCCCGGTGCCTACACGAAAAGCCTTGCCGACCGCCACCCGCTGATGCTGTGGAGCCACGATCTTCATCAGCCGATCGGCAAGTGGACGAAGGTTGCCGAAGACGCCACAGGGCTCCGGGTAGAGGGCAAATTGATGCTCACCTCCGGCAAGGGCAGGGAGGTCTACGATCTGCTCAAGATGGGCGCCATTAACGGCATGTCCATCGGTTACAAGGCGATCCGGACAGGCAGGGAGGGCGCTGCCCGCCTTCTCAAAGAGGTCGCGCTATTCGAGATTTCAATCACGCCGCTGCCG
This genomic interval carries:
- a CDS encoding HK97 family phage prohead protease → MEIETKYSRLEADAVADDGTISGYASRFGEKDMGGDIVLPGAYTKSLADRHPLMLWSHDLHQPIGKWTKVAEDATGLRVEGKLMLTSGKGREVYDLLKMGAINGMSIGYKAIRTGREGAARLLKEVALFEISITPLPLLASATIDAVKGFDDAYLAAKSGDYAALKRAVEGALRDAGFPAWMAKAQAALAPQALGDGSRDASASEIAKLIKNSFGI